The proteins below are encoded in one region of Desulfovibrio sp. JC022:
- the murC gene encoding UDP-N-acetylmuramate--L-alanine ligase, protein MRSRVGNIHMIGIGGSGMSGIAEVLINMGFTVTGSDLAAGAPVKRLLKMGAQVFIGHGADNVTDADVVVKSTAISDENPELVKAHELGIPVIPRAEMLAELMRLRTGIAVAGTHGKTTTTSLLATIFTEAELDPTVIIGGRLNTFGSNARLGDGQFLIAEADESDGSFLCLSPIITVVTNVDKDHLDFYGGQEAIDEAFRKFMNSIPFYGMNVVCGDDPGVQRLLPSIKRPCLTYGLGKENRLRAEILSCEVRSLFKVYLDDEPLGEVSLAQPGKHNVLNALGAIGVAIESGLSKEPIMQGLSNFMGVGRRFEKKGESKGILVVDDYGHHPAEIQATIETAKSCFPQRRLVVAFQPHRFTRTQALFGEFCKTFEKADELLLTEIYPASEDPIPGVNGMSLAQGIRQVSDTKVRFYPDFEMMQNELPNILKPGDLFITQGAGSIYTVGEKFLKYLEEDGEKVLKPEEITAL, encoded by the coding sequence ATGCGCAGCAGGGTCGGCAACATCCACATGATCGGTATCGGCGGCTCAGGCATGAGCGGCATTGCCGAAGTATTGATCAACATGGGCTTCACCGTGACAGGTTCCGATCTGGCAGCTGGTGCGCCTGTGAAACGTCTGCTCAAGATGGGAGCACAGGTCTTCATCGGGCACGGTGCGGATAACGTTACCGATGCCGATGTAGTGGTAAAATCCACCGCAATTTCCGATGAAAATCCGGAACTGGTCAAAGCCCACGAACTGGGTATTCCTGTAATTCCCAGAGCGGAGATGCTGGCCGAACTTATGCGGTTGCGCACCGGAATCGCGGTAGCTGGAACCCACGGAAAGACTACAACCACCTCGTTGCTGGCAACAATTTTCACTGAAGCAGAACTGGACCCCACAGTCATCATCGGCGGCAGGCTGAATACCTTCGGCAGTAATGCCCGCCTTGGTGACGGACAGTTTCTCATTGCTGAAGCAGATGAATCCGACGGTTCATTCCTCTGCCTCTCGCCCATCATCACTGTGGTTACCAATGTGGACAAAGACCACCTTGATTTCTACGGCGGGCAGGAAGCAATTGATGAAGCATTCCGCAAATTCATGAACTCAATTCCCTTCTACGGAATGAATGTGGTCTGCGGCGATGATCCGGGTGTGCAGAGGTTGCTGCCCTCCATCAAGCGTCCTTGTTTGACTTACGGCCTTGGCAAGGAAAACAGACTGCGCGCGGAAATCCTGTCCTGCGAAGTACGTTCCCTGTTCAAGGTCTACCTTGATGATGAACCTCTGGGCGAAGTTTCCCTTGCCCAGCCGGGCAAGCACAATGTGCTCAATGCCCTCGGTGCCATCGGTGTGGCTATTGAATCTGGACTGTCAAAAGAGCCCATTATGCAGGGCCTCTCCAACTTTATGGGCGTAGGTCGCAGGTTTGAGAAAAAGGGTGAGAGCAAAGGAATCCTCGTGGTGGATGATTACGGTCACCATCCCGCAGAAATTCAGGCCACCATTGAGACCGCCAAGTCCTGTTTTCCGCAGCGCAGACTGGTTGTGGCTTTCCAGCCGCATAGATTCACCCGCACACAGGCCCTGTTCGGCGAATTCTGTAAGACCTTTGAAAAGGCCGATGAACTGCTGCTCACTGAAATCTACCCTGCATCCGAAGACCCCATTCCCGGCGTAAACGGAATGTCACTGGCGCAGGGTATCAGGCAGGTCAGCGATACCAAGGTCCGCTTTTACCCGGACTTTGAAATGATGCAGAACGAATTGCCCAATATCCTTAAGCCCGGTGACCTTTTCATCACTCAAGGCGCGGGATCTATTTATACTGTCGGCGAAAAGTTTTTAAAATATCTGGAAGAGGACGGCGAAAAAGTTCTCAAACCGGAAGAAATAACAGCTTTGTAG
- the murG gene encoding undecaprenyldiphospho-muramoylpentapeptide beta-N-acetylglucosaminyltransferase has protein sequence MKRIILTTGGTGGHVFPALAVADEIKTRFPDCEILFLGGKGPERKMVERARIPFKELPAKGVLGGGIKKVFSSLWIVSALVKSLKEITSFKPDAVIGFGGYAGFCPVLAAWMLGVPTAIHEQNSIPGVTNRILGKIVKKVFASFEDRNGSFPAAKTIVVGNPVRKEIIGSGQCADKKAVLVFGGSQGAAAINDAVISGLAKLKETGISLRHQTGEADFEKVRKAYEENGMNIDAVSPFIHNMGEAYAKASLVVCRAGASTVFEVAAAGKPAIFIPFPHATHDHQTGNARALADLGAAELIPQNKLNGQRLADEIIKLIADQDRLIEMGSKALSFARTDAASVIADGAQDIIRMKTVRGAA, from the coding sequence ATGAAACGCATCATCCTGACCACCGGCGGCACCGGTGGACACGTTTTCCCTGCACTGGCCGTTGCTGATGAGATCAAAACCCGCTTTCCCGACTGCGAGATTCTCTTTCTCGGCGGCAAGGGACCGGAACGGAAAATGGTTGAGCGGGCGAGAATCCCCTTTAAGGAACTTCCTGCAAAAGGCGTTCTGGGCGGTGGCATCAAAAAAGTTTTCAGTTCGCTCTGGATCGTATCCGCGCTGGTTAAATCCTTGAAGGAAATTACATCCTTCAAGCCTGACGCAGTAATCGGCTTCGGCGGATACGCAGGATTCTGCCCGGTACTGGCAGCATGGATGCTCGGCGTCCCCACAGCAATCCACGAGCAGAACAGTATTCCCGGAGTAACCAACCGTATTCTGGGCAAGATTGTAAAAAAAGTTTTCGCCTCCTTTGAGGATAGAAACGGATCATTCCCCGCAGCTAAAACTATTGTGGTGGGCAATCCGGTCCGTAAAGAGATAATTGGTTCCGGCCAATGTGCAGACAAAAAAGCGGTTCTGGTCTTCGGCGGAAGTCAGGGCGCGGCAGCCATTAACGATGCTGTCATCTCCGGACTTGCCAAGCTGAAAGAAACAGGCATCAGTCTGCGCCACCAGACCGGAGAAGCCGACTTTGAAAAAGTCCGCAAGGCATACGAGGAGAACGGCATGAATATCGATGCAGTCTCCCCGTTCATTCACAACATGGGCGAAGCATATGCCAAAGCTTCCCTTGTTGTGTGCAGAGCCGGAGCATCCACTGTTTTTGAAGTAGCGGCAGCGGGTAAGCCAGCCATATTTATCCCCTTTCCGCATGCCACTCACGACCACCAAACCGGGAACGCCCGTGCTTTGGCTGATCTGGGCGCGGCTGAACTTATTCCGCAGAACAAATTGAACGGACAAAGGCTGGCAGACGAAATTATTAAACTGATTGCGGATCAGGACAGGCTCATAGAAATGGGAAGCAAGGCCCTTTCCTTTGCCCGGACTGATGCGGCCTCCGTTATCGCGGATGGCGCCCAAGATATTATTAGAATGAAAACAGTGAGAGGTGCAGCATGA
- the mraY gene encoding phospho-N-acetylmuramoyl-pentapeptide-transferase gives MIYHFLVPLSAQLGILNVFRYITFRSIYALLTALVITIVLGPIMMRWLQKIKCGQYIQDEVGEMHKCKAGTPTMGGLLLGFGVLVSTLLWADLTNIYVWLTMLVFAGFGLVGFVDDYTKIKGKQNKGISAKAKLFGQLLVAGTAVGLLIMQPAYSTELAVPFFKNFTPNLGWMYLPFALLVMIGASNGVNLTDGLDGLAIGPSITSATCYAFFIYIAGHVGMASYLNVPHVPGVGEVTVFCGALVGAGLGFLWYNAYPAQLFMGDVGSLSIGGVLGFVAVLCKQELLLIIVGGVFVFETISVIMQVSYFKVSGGKRIFRMAPLHHHFEHKGIPESKIVIRFWVISILMALMALSTLKIR, from the coding sequence ATGATCTATCATTTTCTAGTCCCCCTGAGTGCTCAACTCGGTATCCTGAATGTGTTCCGCTACATTACTTTCAGGTCCATCTACGCCCTGCTCACTGCACTGGTTATTACCATTGTACTCGGCCCCATTATGATGCGCTGGTTGCAGAAAATAAAATGCGGTCAGTACATTCAGGACGAAGTAGGCGAAATGCACAAATGCAAGGCCGGAACTCCGACCATGGGCGGGTTGCTGCTGGGATTCGGTGTACTGGTTTCCACCCTGCTCTGGGCTGACCTGACCAACATTTACGTCTGGCTGACCATGCTGGTCTTTGCCGGATTCGGGCTGGTTGGTTTTGTGGACGACTACACCAAGATCAAGGGTAAGCAAAACAAGGGCATTTCCGCTAAAGCAAAACTTTTCGGCCAGTTGCTGGTAGCCGGGACAGCAGTAGGGTTGCTGATCATGCAACCCGCTTATTCTACTGAACTGGCGGTACCATTTTTTAAGAATTTTACCCCGAACCTCGGCTGGATGTATCTGCCTTTCGCCCTGCTGGTCATGATCGGAGCTTCCAACGGAGTCAACTTAACGGATGGACTGGACGGGCTGGCTATCGGGCCTTCCATCACCAGTGCCACCTGTTATGCATTTTTCATTTACATTGCCGGACACGTGGGCATGGCCAGTTATCTAAATGTGCCTCATGTTCCCGGCGTGGGTGAGGTCACCGTCTTCTGCGGCGCACTTGTGGGCGCAGGACTTGGTTTCCTCTGGTACAACGCCTATCCGGCGCAGCTTTTTATGGGTGATGTGGGATCACTCAGCATCGGCGGCGTGCTCGGTTTTGTCGCCGTACTCTGCAAACAGGAATTACTGCTGATCATTGTCGGCGGGGTTTTCGTCTTCGAGACCATCTCAGTAATCATGCAGGTTAGTTATTTCAAGGTCAGCGGCGGCAAGCGAATTTTCCGCATGGCACCGCTGCACCACCACTTTGAACACAAGGGAATTCCGGAATCTAAAATTGTAATCAGGTTCTGGGTCATCTCTATATTAATGGCCCTTATGGCCCTGAGTACCCTGAAGATCAGGTAA
- the ftsW gene encoding putative lipid II flippase FtsW has protein sequence MNKKKNLSGKPERLDYWLLAAALLLACFGLMMVLSASGIMAERFFDDKYLFFKKQAVFLVAGTCMMYICSRLPKAFFYNMVYVWLMAAFVLLLLCDFSPLSVAAGGAKRWIALGPLRIQPLEFCKPALVLYLAYFFSRKQELIKTFSVGFLPPYAITGALCLLLMMQPDFGGSVFLCMILFFMSLVGGTRVSYLLTSLVFAGGAGYMLITSSPYRLKRMTAFIDPFKSAHEEGYQLVQSLYAFGSGNVFGQGLGAGKQKLFFLPEAHNDFIMAVVGEELGFIGVLAVFAVIGFLVWRGFKIALSQDDLQDRFTAYGLTIMLALGFSLNLAVVMGTVPPKGVPMPFVSYGGSSLMVSCICTGILLNLSRGKV, from the coding sequence TTGAATAAGAAAAAGAACCTCTCCGGCAAACCTGAACGGTTAGATTACTGGCTGCTGGCTGCGGCACTGCTGCTGGCCTGCTTCGGACTGATGATGGTCCTTTCCGCCAGTGGAATCATGGCCGAGCGTTTCTTTGACGACAAATACCTCTTCTTCAAGAAGCAGGCGGTATTTCTCGTGGCCGGAACCTGCATGATGTACATCTGCTCCCGTCTGCCCAAGGCCTTTTTCTACAACATGGTCTACGTCTGGCTCATGGCTGCTTTCGTGCTTTTGCTTCTTTGCGATTTTTCACCACTCTCAGTGGCAGCTGGCGGAGCTAAACGCTGGATCGCATTAGGCCCGTTGCGTATTCAGCCGCTTGAGTTTTGCAAACCCGCACTGGTTCTTTATCTGGCTTATTTCTTCTCCCGCAAGCAGGAGCTTATTAAGACCTTCAGTGTAGGCTTTTTGCCTCCGTACGCCATTACCGGAGCACTCTGTCTTTTGCTGATGATGCAGCCGGACTTTGGAGGCTCAGTCTTCTTGTGCATGATCCTTTTCTTCATGAGTCTTGTGGGCGGAACACGGGTCAGCTATCTGCTGACTTCACTGGTTTTCGCTGGTGGTGCCGGATACATGCTCATCACCAGTTCTCCGTACAGGCTCAAACGCATGACCGCATTCATTGATCCTTTCAAGTCCGCACATGAAGAAGGGTACCAGTTAGTACAATCTCTTTACGCTTTCGGATCAGGTAATGTTTTCGGACAAGGACTGGGCGCAGGTAAACAGAAACTTTTCTTCCTCCCCGAAGCACACAACGACTTCATCATGGCTGTTGTGGGTGAGGAACTGGGCTTTATCGGCGTATTGGCCGTATTTGCGGTCATCGGTTTTCTTGTCTGGCGCGGATTTAAAATCGCGCTGTCACAGGATGATTTGCAGGACCGCTTTACTGCCTACGGACTGACCATCATGCTGGCTCTGGGCTTCAGCCTGAACCTTGCTGTGGTCATGGGAACCGTACCGCCCAAGGGCGTGCCCATGCCTTTCGTCAGCTACGGCGGATCAAGCTTGATGGTTTCCTGCATCTGCACCGGCATCCTCCTTAATTTATCCAGGGGGAAAGTCTGA
- the murD gene encoding UDP-N-acetylmuramoyl-L-alanine--D-glutamate ligase, which yields MDSTFVEQVTSTRMFTGRLAIVAGAGRSGLAAAKLLHKLKATVRIMDSNEDLSKDILEGLGPDAQLMTGPFCEEQFAGADVIVASPGIPARKIAPFIGNLPERAIISELELASWFANEPKIAITGTNGKTTTTALIKHILEQAGRKAFAGANYGTPLSEFIANDEKADVLVLEVSSFQLQNCRLFRPQAAILLNIAPNHLNYHEDMDEYLAAKLKIFERQSEDELAILPAHMRDELDPSSFTKAEVKWFDGSSFDEQPNLPGKHNCLNMEAAWLALEKIGLDREEFEAGLKTFVGKPHRIQDLGSVDGVRFINDSKGTNLDAVRAALNSFEGPVRLLLGGVFKGGDVREIIPAMRGKVAEVGLFGAGREHFEPALKDEFIISWHENLEKAVRELFANSKAGDTILLSPATASFDAYTGYPARGDDFKRIMEELS from the coding sequence ATGGACAGCACATTTGTAGAACAGGTCACCTCGACCCGCATGTTCACCGGAAGGTTGGCAATTGTCGCCGGAGCCGGAAGATCAGGCCTTGCCGCAGCAAAACTGCTGCACAAGCTCAAGGCTACCGTGCGCATTATGGACAGCAATGAAGACCTGAGCAAAGACATCCTTGAAGGTCTCGGACCTGACGCCCAGCTGATGACCGGACCGTTCTGCGAAGAGCAATTCGCCGGGGCCGATGTGATTGTTGCCAGCCCCGGTATTCCGGCCCGCAAAATTGCACCGTTTATCGGTAACCTACCGGAACGGGCCATCATTTCCGAGCTTGAACTGGCTTCATGGTTCGCCAATGAACCCAAGATTGCCATCACCGGAACCAACGGCAAAACAACCACCACCGCGCTGATCAAGCACATTCTGGAACAGGCCGGACGTAAAGCATTCGCCGGGGCCAATTACGGCACGCCCCTTTCCGAGTTCATCGCCAATGATGAAAAGGCCGACGTGCTGGTCCTTGAAGTTTCCAGCTTTCAGCTCCAGAACTGCCGCTTGTTCAGACCGCAGGCCGCTATCCTGCTCAATATCGCGCCCAACCACCTCAACTACCATGAGGACATGGACGAGTACCTTGCAGCTAAGCTCAAAATTTTTGAACGCCAGAGCGAAGATGAACTGGCTATCCTGCCCGCGCACATGAGAGACGAACTTGATCCGTCCAGTTTCACCAAGGCTGAGGTCAAATGGTTTGACGGCTCCAGCTTTGACGAACAGCCCAATCTTCCCGGCAAACACAACTGCCTCAACATGGAAGCGGCATGGCTGGCACTGGAGAAAATAGGGCTGGACCGTGAAGAGTTTGAAGCCGGACTTAAAACTTTCGTCGGCAAACCGCACCGCATTCAGGATCTCGGTTCTGTGGACGGCGTCCGCTTTATAAACGACTCCAAAGGCACCAACCTTGATGCAGTCCGCGCAGCCCTGAACAGTTTTGAGGGTCCGGTCCGTTTGCTGCTTGGCGGCGTATTCAAGGGCGGTGATGTGCGCGAAATAATCCCGGCAATGCGCGGCAAAGTAGCCGAAGTGGGATTATTCGGAGCAGGACGTGAACATTTCGAACCTGCTCTCAAAGATGAATTTATAATTTCATGGCACGAAAACCTTGAAAAGGCCGTGCGCGAACTTTTTGCAAACTCCAAAGCAGGCGATACCATCCTGCTTTCCCCGGCAACAGCAAGCTTTGACGCTTATACCGGGTACCCTGCCAGAGGCGATGATTTTAAGCGAATCATGGAGGAACTGTCTTGA
- the murB gene encoding UDP-N-acetylmuramate dehydrogenase — protein sequence MTLELLHKPGMAQLTSLGIGGNARVLAKVRDEAGLDELSRFVEREGSDLLAIGEGSNILAGDGELNLALVQMACERKAEAEISGTSVRVPADMRLPGLLSVLIKNGLSGMEGLAGIPGSVGGSVAMNAGSYGTDMQSSVKRVRLWTPEKGLFWKDAANLKWGYRHFSTGTDEFFLVWEVEFELAPSTEAEVRSRIKDTFDKKKATQPVTAKTAGCVFKNPEGYSAGKLLDDAGFRGRNLGGMGFSEMHANFLENKGNGTAAQALELMSQATEAVSDKFGVTLKPEVIILS from the coding sequence ATGACACTGGAACTGCTTCATAAACCGGGCATGGCTCAGCTCACCTCACTAGGCATTGGCGGAAACGCCCGTGTTCTGGCTAAGGTGCGTGACGAAGCCGGGCTGGACGAACTTTCCCGCTTTGTAGAGCGCGAAGGTTCTGATCTGCTTGCCATCGGTGAAGGAAGCAACATTCTTGCCGGGGACGGGGAACTTAACCTCGCCCTTGTACAAATGGCCTGTGAACGCAAAGCAGAAGCGGAAATATCAGGCACAAGCGTGCGTGTTCCCGCTGACATGCGTTTGCCGGGACTGCTTTCAGTACTCATTAAAAACGGTCTTTCCGGCATGGAAGGACTGGCCGGTATTCCCGGCTCCGTGGGCGGTTCTGTCGCCATGAATGCCGGATCATACGGAACCGACATGCAGTCTTCCGTAAAACGTGTCCGGCTCTGGACCCCGGAAAAAGGACTTTTCTGGAAAGATGCTGCTAATTTGAAATGGGGCTACCGTCACTTCTCTACTGGAACAGACGAATTCTTTCTGGTCTGGGAAGTGGAATTTGAGCTGGCTCCATCAACTGAAGCAGAAGTCCGCAGCAGGATCAAAGATACTTTTGATAAAAAGAAAGCCACCCAGCCGGTCACAGCAAAAACCGCCGGGTGTGTTTTCAAGAATCCGGAAGGTTACAGCGCGGGCAAGCTGCTGGACGATGCCGGATTCAGAGGCAGAAACCTCGGCGGCATGGGCTTTTCCGAAATGCATGCCAACTTCCTTGAAAACAAAGGGAATGGCACCGCAGCGCAAGCATTGGAACTCATGTCTCAGGCAACCGAAGCCGTGTCTGATAAGTTCGGCGTCACTTTAAAGCCGGAGGTCATAATACTGTCATGA